The proteins below come from a single Pradoshia eiseniae genomic window:
- a CDS encoding VOC family protein, whose amino-acid sequence MDKSLFKGMEGVFIPVKDPTLSMNWYEEKLGFSPIYHEENAAVMKIGEESPTVICLVKTKGHEPMRFPDNSFGVGKYYNFIPARPIEEVHAYMQAMNIKVEDMDGEGDTRFFTFYDPDGNPLGVCQ is encoded by the coding sequence TTGGACAAATCGCTTTTCAAAGGCATGGAGGGAGTCTTTATCCCTGTTAAGGATCCAACACTTTCTATGAATTGGTATGAGGAGAAACTCGGCTTTAGCCCCATCTATCATGAGGAGAACGCTGCTGTGATGAAGATAGGAGAAGAATCTCCCACGGTCATCTGCCTCGTCAAAACAAAGGGACATGAGCCCATGCGCTTCCCGGACAACTCGTTTGGCGTAGGGAAATATTATAATTTCATCCCCGCCCGGCCGATTGAGGAGGTACATGCTTATATGCAAGCCATGAATATTAAGGTAGAAGATATGGATGGAGAAGGTGATACTCGTTTTTTCACCTTTTATGACCCGGACGGAAACCCGCTTGGCGTATGCCAATAA
- the cymR gene encoding cysteine metabolism transcriptional regulator CymR gives MKISTKGRYGLTIMIDLAKRHGEGPTSLKSIAQANELSEHYLEQLVTPLRNAGLVKSVRGAYGGYKLTKEPSEITAGDVIRVLEGPITPVEGIEEEEPVKRQLWIKIRDAVKDVLDNTTLADLASYDPDGGETESYMFYI, from the coding sequence ATGAAAATTTCCACTAAAGGAAGATACGGACTGACCATAATGATTGATTTAGCGAAAAGGCATGGAGAAGGCCCTACTTCCCTAAAATCAATCGCCCAAGCCAATGAGCTTTCAGAACATTATTTAGAGCAGCTCGTAACACCCCTGCGCAATGCGGGGCTTGTTAAAAGTGTCAGAGGAGCTTATGGCGGCTATAAACTAACAAAAGAACCTAGTGAGATAACAGCTGGTGATGTCATTAGAGTTCTAGAAGGGCCAATCACACCTGTCGAGGGAATTGAGGAAGAAGAGCCGGTAAAACGGCAGCTATGGATTAAGATTCGTGATGCGGTCAAGGATGTACTTGATAATACGACATTAGCAGACTTGGCTTCCTATGATCCGGACGGCGGAGAAACAGAATCTTATATGTTCTACATTTAA
- a CDS encoding cysteine desulfurase family protein — translation METIYLDHAATTPMHPEAIRVMMDVMNDTFGNPSSIHQFGRAARKRVDDARKVLADSIGASIDEIIFTSGGTEADNSAIFSAVQALKDKGNHIITSEIEHHAVLHACKELEKQGYAVTYLPVDESGRVSADSVKQALRDETVLVTIMYGNNEVGTLQPIKEIGDLLKDHHAFFHTDAVQAYGAVPIDVKELGVDFMSVSSHKINGPKGIGFLYAKKGIPFKPLLFGGEQERKRRAGTENVAGAAGFAKAAEVMQEMSEEKTAMYRRFKGTMIRLFEESGIDFAINGSLEESLPHILNISFPGVGVEAFLVNMDLAGIAVSSGSACTAGSIEPSHVLVAMFGKESERTKNSIRFSFGLNNTTEEIERAALTAIKVANRLAR, via the coding sequence TTGGAAACAATATATCTAGATCACGCAGCAACGACTCCGATGCATCCAGAAGCAATCCGGGTGATGATGGATGTTATGAATGATACATTTGGAAATCCATCTAGCATTCATCAATTTGGACGAGCTGCCAGAAAAAGAGTAGATGATGCGAGGAAAGTGCTGGCAGATAGCATTGGCGCATCTATTGATGAAATTATCTTTACGAGCGGCGGGACAGAGGCGGACAATTCTGCCATCTTTAGCGCTGTACAGGCCTTGAAGGATAAGGGGAACCATATCATTACAAGCGAAATTGAACATCATGCGGTTCTGCATGCATGCAAGGAGCTTGAAAAGCAGGGATATGCAGTGACTTACCTGCCGGTTGATGAGTCTGGGCGCGTATCCGCTGATTCCGTGAAGCAAGCCTTAAGGGATGAGACGGTTCTGGTGACAATCATGTATGGGAATAATGAGGTTGGCACTTTGCAGCCAATCAAGGAGATTGGAGATCTGCTTAAAGATCATCATGCATTCTTCCATACGGATGCGGTCCAAGCTTATGGGGCAGTACCGATTGATGTGAAGGAGCTTGGGGTAGATTTTATGAGCGTTTCCTCTCATAAGATCAATGGTCCCAAGGGCATAGGATTCCTCTATGCGAAAAAGGGGATTCCGTTTAAGCCTTTATTATTCGGCGGTGAACAAGAAAGAAAGCGCCGGGCTGGCACAGAAAATGTGGCGGGCGCCGCAGGCTTCGCAAAAGCTGCTGAGGTCATGCAGGAGATGTCTGAGGAAAAGACAGCCATGTATCGAAGGTTTAAAGGGACAATGATTCGCTTATTTGAGGAATCAGGTATAGACTTTGCCATCAATGGTAGCTTGGAGGAGTCTCTGCCGCATATTTTAAATATCAGCTTCCCTGGTGTGGGGGTTGAAGCATTCCTGGTCAATATGGATCTGGCTGGTATTGCGGTATCAAGCGGCTCGGCTTGCACAGCGGGTTCCATTGAGCCTTCCCATGTGCTAGTGGCCATGTTCGGCAAGGAATCGGAGAGGACGAAAAACTCTATCCGTTTCAGCTTCGGGCTGAATAATACAACAGAGGAAATAGAACGGGCCGCCTTAACAGCGATTAAGGTTGCGAACCGTTTGGCGAGATAA
- the mnmA gene encoding tRNA 2-thiouridine(34) synthase MnmA, with the protein MKSPAETRVVVGMSGGVDSSVAAYLLKEQGYDVVGIFMKNWDDTDEFGVCTATEDYEDVIRVCNHIGIPYYAVNFEKQYWDKVFTYFLEEYKAGRTPNPDVMCNKEIKFKAFLEHAMSLGADYLATGHYARVTFEDGEYKMLRGLDSNKDQTYFLNQLTQEQLSKVMFPIGEYDKPKIREIALAAGLPTATKKDSTGICFIGERNFKEFLGQYLPAKPGEMRTMDGELKGQHEGLMYYTLGQRHGLGIGGSGEPWFAVGKNLKENILYVEQGFHHDSLYSDSIKAVMLNWISPRNPGDEFQCTAKFRYRQPDNKVTVRILDDERAEVIFDEPIRAVTPGQAVVFYDGEVCLGGGTIDEIYKNGLKLDYVG; encoded by the coding sequence ATGAAATCCCCAGCGGAAACAAGAGTCGTGGTGGGAATGTCCGGTGGTGTGGATTCTTCGGTTGCAGCCTATCTATTGAAAGAACAAGGCTATGATGTGGTAGGAATTTTCATGAAAAACTGGGACGATACGGATGAATTTGGCGTGTGCACGGCGACGGAGGATTATGAGGATGTTATCCGTGTCTGCAACCATATCGGTATTCCTTACTATGCGGTTAATTTTGAAAAACAATATTGGGACAAGGTGTTCACATACTTCCTTGAAGAATATAAGGCAGGCCGTACACCAAACCCGGATGTCATGTGTAATAAAGAAATCAAATTCAAGGCGTTTCTTGAGCATGCGATGAGCTTGGGTGCTGATTATTTGGCAACAGGCCATTATGCCCGAGTGACGTTTGAAGATGGGGAATACAAAATGCTTCGAGGACTTGATTCCAATAAGGATCAGACGTATTTCCTTAATCAGCTGACACAGGAGCAATTAAGCAAGGTCATGTTCCCAATCGGGGAATATGATAAACCAAAGATTCGTGAGATAGCTTTGGCGGCAGGACTGCCGACAGCAACCAAGAAGGATTCAACAGGCATATGCTTCATCGGTGAACGGAATTTCAAGGAATTCCTAGGCCAGTATTTGCCGGCGAAGCCGGGCGAAATGCGAACAATGGACGGTGAGCTGAAAGGACAGCATGAGGGTCTCATGTACTATACACTCGGTCAGCGTCATGGTCTAGGCATTGGCGGAAGCGGTGAGCCGTGGTTTGCGGTTGGAAAGAATTTAAAGGAAAATATCCTCTATGTGGAACAAGGCTTCCATCATGACAGCCTGTATTCTGATTCCATCAAAGCGGTCATGCTGAATTGGATTTCCCCGCGAAATCCGGGAGATGAATTCCAGTGCACGGCTAAGTTCCGTTACCGTCAGCCGGATAATAAGGTGACAGTTCGCATCTTGGACGATGAGCGCGCGGAGGTTATCTTTGATGAACCGATCCGGGCAGTGACACCTGGCCAGGCTGTCGTATTCTATGATGGCGAAGTATGTCTGGGCGGCGGAACAATCGATGAGATTTATAAAAATGGATTAAAATTGGATTATGTAGGCTGA
- a CDS encoding DUF459 domain-containing protein, translated as MKKPLIITLAILVVVGISYGLYAYQFDADLKPDDEQTIIALGDSLTYGLGDEEEQGYVGQLQKKLNQQSRYTYTIRNFGIPGQESSDLLDQLKSIEVNETFNEADWVIVYIGTNDLRSATGGNFLTISTEAIAQKKQLYTNNMEEILSAIRKFNPSVPIITVGLYNPFQQSDQLNDVVSDWDESVKSITEQHENAHFIPTNDLYQDKEKEDYFSDALHLNQKGYEMIADRIGRYMAEELDKQ; from the coding sequence ATGAAAAAACCACTCATTATTACCTTGGCCATTTTAGTGGTTGTGGGAATATCCTATGGCTTATACGCCTATCAATTCGATGCTGATTTAAAGCCTGATGATGAGCAAACCATCATCGCGCTTGGGGACTCATTAACATACGGTCTTGGGGACGAAGAGGAACAAGGCTATGTCGGCCAGCTGCAGAAGAAGCTGAATCAGCAAAGCCGATATACGTACACCATTCGTAATTTTGGGATACCTGGACAAGAATCCAGCGACCTGCTTGACCAATTGAAGAGCATTGAAGTGAATGAAACCTTTAACGAAGCGGACTGGGTCATCGTATACATAGGAACCAATGATTTGCGCTCGGCAACAGGCGGAAACTTCCTGACCATATCCACGGAGGCCATCGCGCAAAAGAAACAACTGTATACGAATAACATGGAAGAAATACTATCTGCCATACGTAAATTCAATCCTTCTGTCCCAATCATCACTGTTGGTCTATACAATCCATTCCAGCAGAGCGATCAGCTAAATGATGTTGTCAGCGATTGGGATGAATCGGTTAAGTCCATCACGGAACAGCATGAAAATGCTCACTTCATTCCGACAAATGATTTATACCAGGATAAAGAAAAAGAGGATTACTTCAGCGATGCCCTTCATCTCAACCAAAAAGGGTATGAAATGATTGCTGACCGGATTGGCCGTTATATGGCAGAAGAGTTAGACAAGCAATAA
- a CDS encoding tetratricopeptide repeat protein — translation MDKNQLAIQYMEQGKMEEAAKIFGEMIEENPKDPIGYINFGNVLASMNDTERAIKFFERAIELDPEAATAYYGLGGIYYEQDDLLKAKDCYEQAIKKGLESSDTMFMLGLCLLHLDQPRLALPYFQRSIELNGEDAEAQFHYGLALAGAEMYDMAIEAWEKTLEADENHADAYFNLGVAFGGIKGDTAKAITFFEKALEIQPDHILAANGLKQMKELS, via the coding sequence ATGGATAAAAATCAATTAGCGATTCAATATATGGAGCAAGGAAAAATGGAGGAGGCAGCGAAAATCTTCGGTGAGATGATTGAAGAGAACCCGAAGGATCCAATTGGGTATATTAACTTCGGAAATGTGCTCGCTTCCATGAATGATACAGAAAGAGCGATTAAATTCTTTGAAAGAGCAATTGAGCTTGACCCTGAAGCGGCAACGGCTTATTACGGTCTTGGCGGGATTTATTATGAACAGGATGATTTGCTGAAGGCAAAGGATTGCTATGAGCAAGCCATCAAAAAAGGCTTAGAGTCAAGCGACACGATGTTCATGCTTGGGCTTTGTCTTCTTCATCTAGACCAGCCGCGTTTGGCGCTTCCATACTTCCAGCGGAGCATCGAACTAAATGGGGAAGATGCCGAGGCACAATTCCATTACGGTCTCGCGCTTGCAGGAGCAGAAATGTATGACATGGCGATTGAGGCTTGGGAGAAGACACTTGAGGCGGATGAGAACCATGCTGACGCTTACTTTAATTTAGGAGTCGCCTTTGGGGGAATCAAGGGAGATACAGCAAAAGCCATCACATTTTTCGAGAAGGCGCTTGAAATCCAGCCGGATCATATTCTTGCGGCAAATGGATTAAAGCAAATGAAGGAATTAAGCTGA
- the recD2 gene encoding SF1B family DNA helicase RecD2 yields the protein MKVEQESFVFTDNDKPFIKGTHLVTIFHNEQNLYSVVRIRVKDTNVSYDEKEAVITGYFPALHEEEIYTFYGKMKEHPRFGLQFNVDNFKRELPESKDGIIAYLSGSMFKGIGKKTAELIVDKLGEKAISKILANPSVLDEIPKLSGEKAKELYDTLAANQGLEEIMISLSGLGFGPQLSMKIYQVYKQDTISIIESNPYQLVETIEGIGFAKADEIGQSLGLGGSHPSRIKAAILYILDRFCMQEGHTYLEAEPLLLAVKELLEKNQKVEITFDMITEQMVQLSEEGKLIGEEKKFYIPSLYFSEKGIVTNLKRIMSQEGYEEQFPESEFLLELGKLEERIGMEYAEEQKDAIFKALHSPMLLLTGGPGTGKTTVIKGIVELYSELHGVSLNPKDYDKDHPYPFVLAAPTGRAAKRMKESTGLPAVTIHRLLGWNGSDVQRSEDNPIQGRLLIVDEMSMVDIWLANQLFKCIPNDMQVILVGDEDQLPSVGPGQVLKDLLNSAVIPVTRLESIFRQEDGSSIIQLAHFIKKGELPTDIRQPKKDRSFFACQTNQVADVIRQVVMNARKKGFAARDIQVLAPMYRGSAGIDALNVLLQEILNDNHARKKRELTFGDVIYRVGDKVLQLVNQPENGIYNGDMGEIIAIIYAKENEDKVDQIHVSFDGIETKYTRQELNQLTHAYCCSIHKSQGSEFPIVILPIVKSYHRMLRRNLIYTAITRSKQFLILCGEEEAMRYGVSKSGEEERMTTLLEKLKEGFIGSIPASEQERPSIVSDGQGGEGDEPSLPDMNDELTYEERLFATDPMIGMENVTPYDFMTSG from the coding sequence ATGAAAGTGGAACAGGAGTCTTTTGTCTTTACGGACAATGACAAACCGTTTATTAAAGGCACACACTTAGTCACCATCTTTCATAATGAGCAGAATTTATATTCGGTCGTCCGCATAAGGGTGAAGGATACCAATGTCAGCTATGATGAGAAAGAGGCCGTTATTACTGGCTATTTTCCTGCTCTCCATGAGGAGGAAATCTATACATTCTACGGAAAGATGAAGGAGCATCCTCGTTTTGGCTTACAGTTCAATGTGGATAACTTCAAACGGGAGCTTCCTGAATCGAAAGACGGCATCATTGCCTATCTTTCTGGATCGATGTTTAAGGGAATCGGAAAGAAAACAGCGGAATTGATTGTCGATAAGCTCGGGGAAAAGGCCATTTCCAAAATATTGGCTAACCCGTCTGTTTTAGATGAGATTCCAAAGCTTAGCGGCGAAAAGGCGAAGGAATTATATGATACGCTTGCGGCTAATCAAGGCTTAGAGGAAATCATGATTTCTCTATCAGGTTTAGGATTTGGGCCGCAGTTATCCATGAAGATTTACCAAGTGTATAAGCAGGATACCATCTCAATCATTGAATCAAATCCCTATCAATTGGTGGAAACGATAGAGGGGATTGGTTTTGCGAAGGCGGATGAGATTGGCCAATCGCTTGGGCTTGGCGGCAGCCACCCATCCCGGATTAAGGCGGCCATTCTCTACATATTGGACCGTTTCTGTATGCAGGAGGGACACACCTATCTAGAGGCAGAGCCATTGCTTCTTGCTGTTAAAGAGCTGCTTGAGAAGAATCAAAAGGTCGAAATCACCTTTGACATGATTACAGAGCAAATGGTACAGCTTTCAGAGGAAGGGAAGCTTATCGGGGAAGAGAAGAAATTCTACATTCCTTCTTTGTATTTCTCCGAGAAAGGAATCGTCACCAATCTGAAACGAATTATGTCTCAGGAAGGATATGAGGAGCAATTTCCGGAGTCTGAATTCTTGCTTGAGCTTGGAAAGCTAGAGGAACGCATCGGGATGGAATACGCAGAGGAGCAAAAGGATGCGATTTTTAAAGCGCTCCACTCTCCGATGCTGCTACTGACTGGCGGGCCTGGTACAGGGAAAACGACGGTCATTAAAGGCATTGTAGAGCTTTACTCCGAGCTGCATGGAGTCTCCCTTAATCCGAAAGATTACGATAAGGATCATCCCTATCCATTTGTGCTAGCCGCGCCAACAGGCCGGGCTGCCAAACGCATGAAGGAATCGACTGGACTGCCTGCTGTCACAATCCATCGCCTTCTCGGCTGGAACGGGTCGGATGTACAGCGAAGTGAGGATAATCCCATTCAGGGAAGGCTCTTGATAGTCGATGAAATGTCGATGGTGGATATTTGGCTGGCCAATCAATTATTTAAATGCATCCCAAATGACATGCAGGTCATCCTTGTCGGGGATGAGGACCAATTGCCTTCTGTCGGTCCCGGTCAGGTACTGAAGGATTTGCTCAATTCAGCCGTCATTCCGGTTACCCGTCTTGAGTCTATTTTCAGGCAGGAGGATGGGTCATCCATTATCCAGCTCGCTCACTTCATCAAGAAGGGAGAGCTTCCGACTGACATCCGGCAGCCGAAAAAGGATCGTTCGTTCTTTGCCTGCCAAACAAACCAGGTGGCTGATGTCATCCGTCAGGTTGTCATGAATGCACGGAAGAAGGGCTTTGCCGCCCGGGATATCCAAGTGCTTGCCCCGATGTATCGGGGCAGTGCAGGAATTGATGCTTTGAATGTCCTGCTACAGGAAATTCTTAATGATAATCATGCAAGGAAGAAGAGGGAACTCACCTTTGGGGATGTCATCTACCGTGTCGGCGATAAAGTGCTGCAGCTTGTTAACCAGCCGGAGAACGGCATCTATAATGGAGATATGGGAGAAATCATCGCCATTATTTATGCGAAGGAGAATGAAGATAAGGTCGATCAAATTCACGTATCCTTTGACGGCATTGAAACGAAATATACAAGGCAGGAATTGAATCAGCTCACACATGCCTATTGCTGCTCGATTCATAAATCACAGGGGAGTGAGTTTCCGATTGTCATCCTCCCAATTGTGAAGAGTTATCACCGTATGCTGAGGAGAAATCTGATTTATACGGCGATTACGCGAAGCAAGCAATTTTTGATTCTTTGCGGTGAGGAAGAGGCTATGCGCTATGGTGTCTCTAAAAGCGGTGAGGAGGAGCGGATGACCACCTTACTTGAGAAACTGAAGGAGGGCTTCATTGGAAGCATCCCTGCATCAGAACAAGAGCGTCCATCCATAGTGTCTGATGGTCAGGGTGGCGAGGGGGACGAACCATCCCTTCCTGATATGAATGATGAATTGACATATGAGGAACGCCTTTTTGCGACTGATCCAATGATTGGTATGGAAAACGTTACACCTTATGATTTTATGACGTCTGGGTAA
- a CDS encoding DUF3918 family protein, with the protein MNRMVSSMIGFGAGMALSNMNKGMYRKRKRQMKRFVKQLL; encoded by the coding sequence ATGAACCGTATGGTTTCCTCAATGATCGGCTTTGGAGCAGGCATGGCCTTAAGCAATATGAATAAGGGCATGTACAGAAAGCGAAAAAGACAAATGAAACGATTCGTCAAGCAACTCTTATAA
- a CDS encoding AI-2E family transporter, translating into MNIQVKWFYRLGFFLLLFIVLLVFYLLRPIWMPVLHILLTALAPFLFGAFISYLFHPLVGYLEDKGMNRGLAITLLYVVVFGLAGFGIYKGVPILVEQMNDIAVKAPEMAELYRTYILKFHTHTTGWPFGLHERLESIIDAMELRIGDSVNVLADAMSSLSDVMILVILIPVISFYLLKDSESLIEKGLLLIPARKREQTRRFLTDIDRSLGGYIRGQLLVCFIIGACAAVLFYIFGMNYPLLLSFIIGITNIIPYFGPIIGAIPAVLVALTISWGMVLKVAGIIIVLQFMEGNVISPIVMGKTLKLHPLVIIFVLLVGGKAAGVAGLILAVPILALVKVSVAHRKLLMNKE; encoded by the coding sequence ATGAACATACAAGTGAAATGGTTTTACAGGCTCGGCTTCTTTTTGCTTTTATTTATTGTATTATTGGTGTTTTATTTGCTTAGGCCTATATGGATGCCTGTTCTGCATATTTTGTTAACAGCTCTCGCTCCATTTCTGTTTGGGGCTTTCATCAGCTATCTGTTCCACCCGCTTGTCGGTTATCTCGAGGACAAGGGAATGAACCGCGGGCTTGCAATCACACTTCTTTACGTGGTTGTTTTTGGTCTGGCGGGATTTGGGATTTATAAAGGTGTTCCGATTCTTGTGGAGCAAATGAATGATATTGCTGTTAAAGCGCCGGAAATGGCGGAATTATATCGAACCTATATCCTTAAATTTCATACTCATACGACAGGCTGGCCATTTGGACTCCATGAACGGCTTGAGTCGATTATCGATGCGATGGAATTAAGAATAGGAGATTCGGTCAATGTGCTGGCTGATGCCATGAGCAGCTTGTCGGATGTGATGATTCTGGTCATCTTGATTCCTGTCATTTCATTTTATTTGTTAAAGGACAGTGAGAGCCTTATTGAAAAAGGGCTGCTGCTCATTCCGGCAAGAAAACGAGAACAAACGAGGCGATTTCTCACCGATATTGACCGCTCTCTGGGTGGGTACATTCGAGGACAACTGCTTGTCTGCTTTATAATTGGTGCTTGCGCAGCTGTTCTCTTTTACATATTTGGGATGAATTATCCTCTTTTGCTCAGCTTCATTATTGGCATAACGAATATTATTCCCTATTTCGGTCCCATCATCGGGGCTATCCCAGCTGTTTTGGTTGCATTGACTATTTCTTGGGGCATGGTGTTAAAGGTGGCCGGTATCATCATTGTCCTTCAGTTCATGGAGGGGAATGTCATCTCACCTATCGTGATGGGCAAGACATTAAAGCTTCACCCGCTTGTGATCATATTCGTTTTGCTTGTCGGGGGAAAGGCCGCAGGTGTGGCCGGACTCATCTTGGCTGTGCCGATTCTTGCCTTAGT